A genome region from Alkalimarinus coralli includes the following:
- a CDS encoding SPFH domain-containing protein: MEIIIVSAVAVGLVLITIAKGVRLVPQGEKYVVQRLGKFYQTLNPGLNFVIPYVDTVAYKVTTKDIVLDIPSQEVITEDNAVILANAVAYINILSPEKAVYGVENYQIAIQNLIQTTLRAIIGEMRLDAALSSRDHIKTRLKDGISDDIADWGITLKNVEIQDINPSETMQASMEEQAAAERQRRAAVTRAEGEKQATILEAEGRLEASKKDAEAQIVLAKASGRSIELVTQAIKEDELPVMYLLGEKYIDSIKTLSNSENAKTVVYPADLVGTVKGLVNKVK; this comes from the coding sequence ATGGAAATTATTATTGTCTCGGCAGTTGCCGTTGGTTTAGTACTTATTACCATCGCTAAAGGCGTGCGTTTGGTTCCTCAAGGCGAAAAGTATGTTGTTCAGCGCTTGGGCAAATTTTACCAAACCTTAAACCCCGGCCTTAATTTTGTAATTCCTTACGTTGATACCGTTGCCTATAAGGTTACAACAAAAGATATTGTGCTTGATATCCCGTCGCAAGAAGTGATTACAGAAGACAACGCGGTGATTTTGGCTAACGCAGTCGCTTACATTAATATTTTAAGCCCGGAAAAGGCCGTTTATGGTGTTGAAAACTACCAGATAGCGATTCAAAACCTTATCCAGACCACCCTTAGGGCGATTATTGGTGAAATGCGACTTGATGCAGCGCTTTCATCGCGTGATCATATAAAAACGCGTTTGAAAGATGGCATCTCTGATGATATCGCTGACTGGGGCATTACGTTAAAAAACGTCGAGATTCAAGATATCAACCCAAGCGAAACCATGCAGGCGTCTATGGAAGAACAGGCTGCAGCCGAACGCCAGCGCAGGGCGGCAGTAACCCGAGCAGAGGGTGAAAAACAGGCGACAATATTGGAAGCCGAAGGGCGTTTAGAAGCATCGAAAAAAGATGCTGAAGCTCAAATTGTATTGGCGAAGGCATCGGGCCGATCAATAGAGCTGGTGACGCAAGCTATTAAGGAAGACGAACTGCCAGTCATGTATCTGCTTGGCGAGAAATATATCGACTCTATCAAAACCCTATCGAACTCTGAAAATGCCAAGACAGTTGTTTACCCCGCTGACTTGGTTGGTACGGTAAAAGGCCTGGTGAACAAAGTTAAGTAG
- a CDS encoding ACP S-malonyltransferase — MKEKVVVVCSGRGTYNKEELGYLSRYHSKKTSMIETIDEHRAEKEQIPITQLDEMTQFNLKKHTAGENASALIYACALGDFYDIDRDRYDIVAVTGNSMGWYIALRCAEVLTDTGAINLINTMGSMMQNGIIGGQVIYPVIDDNWQYDEQKAAHLNQVVKDIKGRPGCELYLSIDLGGYRVLGGNEPALRLLDSSLTRVQDRFPMRLYNHAAFHTPLLHSVSEQAKQSLSQSLFNTPSIPLIDGKGKIWQPKCFDLAEIYEYTLGAQVIEPYYFGRAVEIAVKEFAPDKVIVTGPGSNLGASVAQKLVQLKWDGMDSKNAFAERQMQHPYVISMGRESERALVVR; from the coding sequence ATGAAAGAAAAAGTGGTTGTCGTATGTTCAGGTAGAGGAACCTACAATAAAGAAGAACTGGGCTATTTGAGCCGCTATCATTCAAAAAAAACATCGATGATCGAAACCATTGATGAACATCGGGCTGAAAAAGAGCAGATACCTATCACCCAGCTTGATGAAATGACTCAATTCAATTTGAAAAAGCATACCGCAGGCGAAAACGCATCAGCACTTATCTACGCTTGCGCACTCGGTGACTTTTACGATATTGATCGAGACCGTTATGACATCGTTGCCGTCACCGGAAACTCCATGGGTTGGTATATTGCCCTCCGTTGTGCAGAAGTACTAACCGATACGGGGGCTATTAATCTAATAAATACCATGGGGTCGATGATGCAGAACGGCATTATTGGGGGGCAGGTCATTTACCCGGTAATTGATGACAACTGGCAATATGATGAACAAAAAGCCGCCCACTTAAACCAGGTGGTTAAGGATATTAAAGGTCGCCCGGGCTGCGAACTGTATCTCTCAATCGATTTAGGCGGCTATCGGGTGCTGGGGGGCAATGAGCCCGCACTGCGTTTACTGGATTCATCTCTGACCCGCGTACAAGACCGGTTCCCGATGCGGCTATATAATCATGCGGCGTTTCATACACCTTTGCTGCATAGTGTGTCAGAACAGGCTAAACAGTCATTATCTCAATCTTTATTTAACACGCCTTCTATACCGTTGATTGATGGTAAAGGAAAAATATGGCAACCGAAGTGCTTTGATCTTGCAGAAATCTATGAATATACACTGGGTGCACAGGTGATAGAGCCATACTATTTCGGACGAGCGGTGGAAATTGCGGTGAAAGAGTTTGCACCTGACAAGGTCATCGTAACGGGGCCGGGGTCAAACCTTGGCGCGAGTGTGGCGCAAAAGTTGGTACAACTAAAATGGGATGGCATGGACAGTAAAAACGCATTTGCTGAACGGCAAATGCAACACCCGTATGTGATCTCAATGGGGCGAGAGAGTGAAAGGGCACTGGTTGTCCGGTAG
- a CDS encoding NfeD family protein — protein MVDWLDANVLYWHWLVFGILLAGAEIFAPSFFLLWLGVSAVLVGAIGYFINLTFSGEIILWGIFSLASLIIWFKLIAPSMKNKSLSGMSREALIGQEGTITEFNQSVSKGRLRFSAPIVGNDEWGFRCEEMLNVGDRAVVTDVSGNDLIVRKK, from the coding sequence ATGGTTGATTGGTTAGATGCCAATGTTCTTTACTGGCATTGGTTGGTTTTTGGAATATTGCTCGCAGGGGCGGAGATTTTTGCCCCCAGTTTTTTTCTACTTTGGCTTGGTGTGAGTGCTGTTTTGGTCGGCGCAATAGGTTATTTTATCAACCTTACGTTTAGTGGCGAAATAATATTATGGGGGATATTTTCGTTAGCCAGCCTTATTATATGGTTCAAATTAATAGCCCCTTCAATGAAGAACAAGTCTTTATCTGGTATGAGCCGAGAGGCCCTTATAGGGCAAGAGGGCACCATTACCGAATTTAATCAGAGCGTTTCAAAAGGGCGGTTGCGCTTTTCAGCGCCGATTGTCGGCAATGATGAATGGGGTTTCAGGTGCGAAGAAATGCTAAACGTTGGCGATAGGGCTGTAGTGACTGACGTTAGTGGTAATGACTTAATTGTAAGAAAGAAATAA
- a CDS encoding glutathione S-transferase family protein, with protein MVIVHHLENSRSQRILWALEELNVPYEVKRYERNKKTSLAPESLKKVHPLGKSPVITDNGVTVAESGAIIEYLVGKYGDGELTLSSGTAEHREYIYWLHFAEGSLMPQLLLKLVFDKVKSGPMPIFAKPIAKMISKKVMASYVGPNIRDNLTFIDNHLANNAWFAGNKLTGADLQMSFPLEASVASGVADKYPNIKAYVQRIHARPAYQKALETGGPYDYA; from the coding sequence ATGGTAATTGTTCATCATTTGGAAAACTCACGATCTCAACGAATTCTGTGGGCACTGGAAGAGCTTAACGTTCCCTATGAGGTTAAACGGTACGAACGGAATAAAAAGACCAGCCTCGCGCCGGAAAGCCTAAAAAAAGTCCACCCGCTAGGCAAATCACCGGTTATTACAGATAACGGAGTTACCGTTGCAGAGTCTGGGGCAATTATTGAGTATCTGGTAGGAAAATACGGGGATGGCGAGCTAACCCTCAGTTCGGGCACCGCAGAGCACAGGGAGTATATCTACTGGCTCCACTTTGCAGAAGGCTCTCTCATGCCACAATTGCTTTTAAAACTGGTGTTCGACAAAGTTAAATCAGGCCCAATGCCCATATTTGCCAAGCCCATTGCAAAAATGATCTCAAAAAAAGTGATGGCGTCGTATGTCGGCCCTAATATCAGAGACAACTTAACCTTCATAGATAACCACTTGGCTAACAACGCATGGTTTGCCGGCAATAAATTAACCGGTGCAGATTTACAGATGAGTTTCCCGTTGGAAGCAAGCGTTGCCTCAGGTGTCGCAGATAAATACCCAAACATTAAGGCCTATGTGCAACGAATTCACGCAAGACCTGCCTATCAGAAGGCTCTGGAAACTGGCGGGCCTTATGATTACGCATAG
- a CDS encoding nuclear transport factor 2 family protein — translation MSAEKELIEKFYRAFQQRDYQTMANCYHPDAKFEDEAFKLQGNEIAAMWHMLCERGTDLELSFSVSEQSGKVSAHWEPRYTFSQTGRKVHNIIDAEFEFKDGKIIKHRDQFNFWRWSRQALGTPGLLLGWSSMLQNKVSQMANKSLRSFMKKA, via the coding sequence ATGAGTGCAGAAAAAGAATTAATTGAAAAGTTTTACCGCGCATTTCAGCAGCGGGATTATCAGACCATGGCAAACTGCTATCACCCTGATGCTAAATTCGAGGATGAAGCATTTAAGCTACAAGGGAATGAAATTGCTGCAATGTGGCACATGCTATGTGAGCGAGGCACTGATTTGGAGTTATCATTCTCTGTGTCTGAGCAGTCAGGCAAGGTCTCTGCGCATTGGGAACCCCGTTATACGTTTAGTCAAACTGGGCGGAAAGTGCACAATATTATCGATGCAGAGTTTGAATTTAAAGACGGCAAAATCATAAAGCATAGAGACCAGTTTAATTTCTGGCGCTGGAGCCGCCAGGCCCTTGGCACGCCAGGGTTATTGCTAGGCTGGAGTTCAATGCTGCAAAACAAGGTGAGCCAGATGGCGAATAAATCGCTACGCAGCTTTATGAAAAAGGCTTGA
- a CDS encoding DsbA family protein, whose product MKQYLMPHVAHAVSSDTLLNFRRSINESKRRLLNKPHIADVFLHINDPYSFVLVQALQELAQRYVLRFRFNTVYTLNPEMFPEFEMWQANAFNDARSLSQLYGLNFPGSPLSKSDGEIRNFTNQLVNIESSDLALGKINDIFQQYWFTDTSEFQSVDVASQVTKNEARLNHLGHYMSAMIHYGGEWYWGVDRLDHLEKRANKLGLSTLIDPIIRYNRTYNEFCKPTTRAQNLAHATKPLTLYFSIRSPYSHLGLERAVALAKHYNIELIVKPVLPMLMRGLSVPKTKKMYIFYDTKREAKKYGIDYGYVADPLGAGVERCYALFKYAESKGKAVDYLLAYARAVNSQGVRSDTDKGIRQILSACHLDWEEAKPLLNNQSWRTWAEQNLQEMYALGLWGVPSFKYHNTAVWGQDRLFIIENLITNETSCA is encoded by the coding sequence TTGAAACAGTATTTAATGCCCCATGTTGCACACGCGGTATCGAGCGATACACTGTTAAATTTTCGTAGATCAATAAACGAGAGCAAGCGAAGGTTATTAAACAAGCCTCATATCGCTGATGTGTTTTTACACATTAATGACCCATATAGTTTCGTTCTTGTACAAGCTTTACAAGAGTTGGCACAGCGTTATGTGTTGAGGTTCAGGTTTAACACTGTGTACACCCTAAACCCTGAGATGTTCCCTGAATTCGAAATGTGGCAGGCCAATGCCTTCAACGACGCCCGGAGTCTTTCACAGCTTTACGGGCTTAACTTCCCCGGCTCACCTCTATCGAAGTCAGATGGAGAGATACGAAACTTTACAAATCAACTGGTTAACATTGAAAGTTCAGATCTGGCATTAGGTAAAATCAATGATATTTTCCAGCAGTATTGGTTCACTGATACGTCCGAGTTTCAGTCTGTCGATGTAGCCTCCCAAGTGACCAAAAACGAAGCGCGACTTAACCACCTTGGGCACTATATGAGTGCCATGATTCATTATGGCGGCGAATGGTACTGGGGTGTTGATCGCCTGGATCACCTTGAAAAACGCGCCAATAAACTAGGCTTATCGACGCTTATTGACCCCATTATTCGTTACAACCGCACTTATAACGAATTCTGTAAGCCCACAACTCGCGCGCAAAATTTGGCACATGCAACCAAGCCTCTAACACTCTACTTTTCAATCAGAAGCCCCTACTCTCACTTAGGGTTAGAGCGCGCTGTCGCACTGGCTAAGCATTATAATATCGAACTGATTGTTAAACCTGTGTTGCCAATGCTTATGCGCGGCCTTTCAGTACCTAAGACAAAAAAAATGTACATTTTTTACGATACAAAACGTGAAGCCAAAAAGTACGGTATAGACTATGGATATGTGGCAGACCCCTTAGGCGCTGGCGTAGAACGCTGTTATGCACTATTCAAATATGCTGAAAGCAAAGGCAAAGCCGTTGACTACTTACTGGCATATGCCCGGGCTGTAAATAGCCAAGGCGTGCGATCTGACACAGATAAAGGCATCAGGCAGATACTGTCTGCCTGTCATTTGGATTGGGAAGAGGCAAAGCCGCTGTTGAACAATCAAAGCTGGAGGACGTGGGCTGAGCAAAATTTGCAAGAGATGTACGCGTTAGGGCTCTGGGGCGTACCCAGTTTCAAATACCACAATACGGCCGTGTGGGGACAAGACCGGCTTTTTATAATCGAAAACCTCATTACTAATGAGACAAGCTGTGCTTAA